GAGATGTCTGGCTTAAAACTTATCAGGTTACCCTGGTAATTTtacttaataatataattactaatattctTAAAAAACTCTATATACTCCTAGTTCTTAGCAGCCCTATAcagtttctttctttccaATCTAACTTTATTACTAGCTCTTTAAAACTCCCTGTATAGATCTATGCCGCGACTATTATATAACTAGTAGTATAGTGCGATTAACTCAGCCTGAATTATGTTGTGCTTGCCCTTTAGACTAATAAGCACCAGGTCCTTCTTAAGCTCTTGCTTTTACTGATTACTGAGATCTTATAGTGTGGACATGTTATATATTAAACTTAAATTAGTCATGAGCTTAATTAAAGCATCCCATGCAGGAGTCTCTATAAAGGCTAATTAGGTATTATCCTAGACCTGTATATAGTAGGCAAAGGTATttgtcacaccctgggatccgtctctgctgttctctgctagtctactactttgggaacggggTGATATAGTCCCTAGACTATATCtgatacttgcctgaggcctattgactagatagcctgataacacAGTGATATAATGACCTAACTAAGGGTCAAAGATAACTAAAGGTAACATAAGAAcaataatagtagagatagaagtaaggcctattaagtatgTATACTTAATAGTACAGAGTAGCTGACGAATCagactagtgatcttgtacttaagtgaataattaatattaaatataagaaACTAAACTAAGAGTTCTAGATACAGTGTGAATAAATATCCTTAtatcccatagttcctccagttAGTATATCCGGTGGTATATCCTGGGTATGGTAGTGGTATATtatataccttaataatGTTGTCTTGGCATACCATCTATATATTGTTTATCATGTAAGGTGCTCCTTATTAGTATGCTTTATTATATAAGTATTAATATTCAGTAAGCAACTACTAAACTGTATTTCTATGGGAacctatctagattaagtatttctctagatTATGCCCTAATCACTCTgggattgactggtgatcattgatctttaggtttctgcctgtcacATCCGCCTTGTGCTAGCGCGGCTGTGTCAGTGCCGTAACAGTATTACTTCTCTTATAACctataataatattataggAGTGTTTATTAAGATGTCCTGTAGACCTGTTAACTCTAGAAACTAATAGTAGATAAGAGGTATATATTACTTAATTTACTTACAGCTCCTTTCTAATATTTATAAAGAGACCTAGGACTCTTAAAACCTGCTAACCTACTAGTGGTAATCTTATATTCCTATGCTTAATCATACTGCAATGCTAGCATGAGATAAGTAATCTAGTATCCCTTAGAATCCTTTATAGCATAGCAGAATATCAGAATTTCCTTCACACTCTAAAGTAGATAGGGGTGCTGAGTTAATAGTTAGGAATATAGGTATAGAGCTAGATATCTCAAGGCcttttaatatactaactGGCAAAAGTATTATTAAGAATAGCATATTCTAGTATGTCCTAGATAACATAAAGGCTAAGATTATTATTCTACTTAGTATATGTGAAGACAGGTCTTTAAAAGGTTAGTAAGTTTTAAGCAGGGTAAGAACTAAAACTTATATAATACCCTTATTTCTCTTACTCTTATTTAACCTATACCTGACTTACATGAGAAGCATCTAATAATTTAAATCTTCTAGGTGCTTCACTATATAGAGTTTAATATCTTTCCACTTTAGTGTGTTGGGGCTTCTTATATACCTAGAAGATAAGATAAGCATTCTAGGACAGGCAGATATTaaagtcatcatctttcACAGTGTGCTAAGCTATTATTAATATCATACTATAGTAAATCACACTTTACAGAAAGCCATAAGATAATAAGTACTATAGAGGAGATCCTTAATATTCACTGGCGGCTGAGTCTTTGCTCCTAAATTAAGCTTATACTTATTAGTAAGTATAGTGCATATAAGCTACTAATATCAGCTTGATCCTTATCTCTTAAATATTCACTTACTATTCATCTTACGCCTTAACATATAAGGAAAGAGACTATCTATTTCTTAGTACTAAAAGACTCTCTAATATCATATAAAAACTAAAAATCCTAACTAAtacttaatattataattattaagaTATCAGTAAAGAAATCCTTTAATTACTCTTAAGGTGATATTCCTTAGCTAGTAAACATAGTCTAGTAGTTAAAGTTCTAATATAAATCTAGGAATCTAAATTAGTAAGAGCTATATCTTTATTAGCAGTAAATTACTTCTGAAAATTTTACTTTATAAGATAGATATAGTTCTTAGTAGTTTTAGTAAGATTATTCTTAACCTTTAGCTTAGATTGCTAAACAAAGCTATTCTAGTTAATATTAGCCTTCTTTATTTTGCTTTAAGCTATTAGAACTAAATAAGACTATAAGTAGTTTAATTAAGATTAAATAATAAGAAATTAGAGTCTCTAAGCATATTAAGGAATGACATCTTaagaatgaagaggaaagcCTATTATAATTTTTTTCCCTTATCCTTAATAGTCTGCTTCTACTTATTAAAATTATAGTATATGCACTAGGCTTATCTTataaggaatatatataaactGCGCTAAGACAAAATAAGGAATAGTTAACTAGGTCTTATTAAGTGGTGATTTATAGTATGGAAAGGCCACAGTTTCTAGCGGAAAAGCCATGCATAATCATGTCCTTTCCATCGTCACCCAgacttactccgtagtaaTTGAGACCCCACTCTGCCTGATCGATTCGCTAGTGAGAATCTTACTTCGGGCCGCAGTCTTATTGTACAACTAAACGGCCCTTCTACCTACATAATGTCCTCCGTAGCTTCAGGGTTGCACATTGGGGCGACCACGCCAACTCAATGTAAGTGCCCATCTCAATGTCTAAGGATATGCACCCGGACACCCTTTTAGCCGAATGCTGTGGCTTTGAAAGTGTCAGAGATACTCCTTACAATGGTAGTCCTTCGGCAGAGGCTGGTCTCAGTTAGTTGTATTTTCCATATCCCTCTTTGGGTACGAAACTGAGATGCAGTATATCACATAAGTCTAACCAATGGAAGTACTCTGTGCGTCGGATTTCTATCTAACTGAGCTGCGGCTTACAGAGAGCTTAGCGCCACAAGAATGAGATTGATAGTGGATCATCCAGACCGGCCAAAGAGAGCCTCGAGCTGCTCGGACGGGGTCATCGGGCAATGCCATTGTTTCATTGGTCTATTGCTGCACCTTGCGCATCGCCTCCAAACAATCCGAAACAATCAAGCTTGCCTAAGGCTCTCCAGCTAGGCTTACTTTGCGTATGTTCGCACGCACTGCCACTGATATCAAATACTACATAGTATAGAGACATCATATAGTGTCTGTATGGAATCAGCACTAGAGTATCAATATTGATTCGCCATAAGTATAGTTATTAAATTCTTGTATAGTACCTAGGGATACTAATATGAAGTTTAGTCTCGGTTCCCGCTGCTACAGCAGACTGCAGACTGTACCTACAATGTGGACTAAAATTTAAAATTAAATATATGTTACCACTCTCACCACCCCAGTTGCACGCACTACCTAAATAGCTAAATATAAATCATTATCTAGGATTGAATATTGAATTATTATCTTGGATATGTCAGTTTAGTATATTAGTTAGTGCTTTGTGACATGACGTACAGCTAGTGTCCAGTTTAGAGGACTTTGCAGGCGCTGTATGATTCAGTTGCACAGCCTAGGCACTTAGCAGGCCCTGCCCGCTACACCATATGCTCTGTAGTTAGGTTTTGAATTTCCATATAGTAAAATATTAGGGATTCAAAACCTCATGTATCAGAGATATCAATTATTCGAATTGCTATATAGTAAGGATTCAAATCACGTTATAGTATATACGAAGGCCAACATGCCTCTATAGGCAGAATAAATATATAGAGAAGGACAGAAGGTTATAGGGGAACCTGTCCACTATAATGTTTATTGAGAATACCGCATTTAATTACCCCTACTATACTCCATATGATAGTTTTTATCCCTAGTTCCCTACTACATGGTAAAACAAATCATTCGATATCCTTACTATCATACAGCGATTTGAATCCCTTCTACATGGTGATTTGAATCATTCGAATCCCTATTATATGGTGATTTGATATTGAATACCATGGATTTAATGTCCTAGATGATGATTGAAAATATGTGGAAGTAGTGGCAATAGGAAATACATGCACCGAACAGTAAAAAACATTAAAAGCCCACATTGCAATTACAGTCCACCCGTACAATGCTTTATTGTGGGGCACCCCTAAGGGATACTTCCTACTGTTTCATGCACTCAACCTGTTTTGGAATCACCACTGCAAACATCTTAGGTGACCATGTAGATACATGGAAACACCCTTGTTGAGCACTTGGAAATACAAGGATTAGTCTTCTTATCTAGTGATTACTACTTGATACTATTTATTGTGTCATCCTACTAGTCTTTCTGTCAGCTGCTAATCGACATAATCGTCACCTAAGTCCTAATTAGTCAACAGGCTCATCTGATCTACCCTGTCTCGTGGATCCTTTAAAAAATAGATACCAAGGTAGTATTTACTGTGCTTTGTATCCTTAGTATTCATAACTAAGACTGTTTTTGTTTGTCTTGGGCCGGGAAAGGGGGATGGAGAAGCCCATTACTAAATTGGCTATATATCTACATATATTGATATTCATATCCTACTATATAAGTTGAAATCAACACTATGTGACCATTTAATATTGATGCCATATGGCAATTTGATGTCAATACTGTATGGCAATTCGATATATGATGATCTGGTATACCAACTACGTATATGAGAATTTAATATCTGAGGTAGCTTACCCATTCTAATAAACTAGTACCCCTCTCCCACAGGATCTACCTTGATAGGCTGAAAAGTTGGTTCGCGGCGCAGACAACTTACATTTCCCTCCACAGCTACATGTTAGTATGTAACGTACTAGACTAAATTCACCAGGTTAATTTCTAAGAGGTATTCTTTAGAAAGAATGATTAGACAAGAGGGCAGGCATATTTGGTTCACCTAACAGTAAGAACATCAAACAGTTCCTAGCTCCTTTTATGCAATTAGCCCACAGGGATAATAAAGGTGTGTATGGAGTAGTACTCTCAAAATAGAAAAGCAAAGGCAGGAACAGGGTAACAGCCCGGGCCTTTGCGCCATTCTTTATAAGCCAAATTCCCAGGCACTAAGTTTATTTATTGAGCGGATACTTTATTGCTGCTaagaagatgatgaataGTGAACGAAAGCTCCGTGCGGCATGCGACCGCTGCCATGAACTCAAGAACCAATGCACTCGCACTGGTGGGCCTGACAGTCGGTGTGACCGGTGTAAGAGGCTTGATATAGACTGTGTGTATAACACCAGTGCGCGCATGGGCCGCCCGCGAGTGTCGCGGCCGGGTTCTGAGAACCATAAAGGAGCATCCTCCACCAGACACTCAAAACGAGGTGCCGTCCAGGCCGGCAGCCAGTGCGGTGCTACTGCAGTGCCGCTTCCTGTTGATCATGTCGATCTAGCTTCGGCAGTACACGATAGATCTGGCGGTTCTGGATCAGATAGCTCCCGCAGTCTCGAACCAGTGCTAGGGCTTCTAGATCCTGTTCCCCTCTCCCAGGTAACGTTCATACACCCGCAGACCCTGCATGCAAGAACCGAAATGCTAAAGAATGTGATAAGTGATACCTAGTGACAATGCGATCTAGGACCTAGAGCTGTATTCCCCGGACTTTGCGCACCCGGCTCACGATGATCCAACAGGCGGACAGGGGCTCGGACGTGGACATGGGCACGCCCACCGGGAATATCATCAAGTGGAGAGCCTACAACAGAAATACAAGGAAGTGCCTGACTTCTCTGAATCCGACCTGGAGATGTCAGAAAAGGGAACAGCGCCTATTGTTAAGACTACCGGCGCAGATGAGCTCCTACGGCTGCAGTTTCACCTAAGCAATCTGTTAACAGGGGCGAGAGAATCGCCCACAAGGCATCAGCCGGCCATTGATGAGGTCATGATGGTCTGCAAAGAGCTGCTAGAGCTGCTCCCCATCTCAGCTCATTGCTCCTCTTCAGACTGCGGTACTACAAGTAAGAGTGGGATTGGGGCAGGACGGCCATTCACTCCAGCCAGCGTCAATGCTGGGCATCCTGATCCCTGCGACGGAATTGGCCAGCCAACtcaacgaggaggagggccgTTCCACCCACTAAGGATAAACTACATTGCCTTCCTACAAGTCGCGACATCATACGCATACGccttgcagctgctggatcTTGCTGTGGATAATCTCATAAGCCGTGGTGGTAATCTGGCCCTCGTAAGCCTGGGTACCTTCAATCTTGCATCCCAGCCGGCCATGAGTACCTCGGTGGGTGCTTATATGATTTCGAGCATGGTCCATCAGCTGCGTGATGCTATTAGTGTCTTGACTCCTGAatatcagcatcagcaaaggccaccaccaccgcatGCATCATCACCAAATGGCCTTCGGGCGGCCGCTGCGACTGCGAACAATTCGATACATGTTGCGGTGGATATGATTTCTCAGAAGGAGACGTCTTTACTCGACAAATTGGCGCAGATAATGATTAAACCATAGTTATGATTTGGCTTTGGAATGTTTTACCATAGGGTGTAATGACTTTATACTCCCAATAACTAGGTTCAGACAGGCTTCGAAATTCTATTTCTCGTTATATTCTTGTGTGATTAAGTACCATGAACAAGTCTCTGAGGCCCTTATATGCCCTCCATTGTACGCCATTTTTACTGATGACTTTTTCCTGCCTGTGGAGAAATCAACAGAGCAATCTCACATCCTTCAACAGTAGAAGTCGCCGGTCCAGTAAATGCCTTGCCCCAGTAAGCCCGGAGGTTAAGTAAAACAGCACACACGGCGTCTTATTACAGGCACTCTTCTTTTAGAGTTCAAAAGGTAAGCCAGGCTGAACACACAATGCAGTATCCATCACAGCTCACCAATCTCTAATCCATTaacaccaccaccagtaATACCCAACAAAACACAGGCCAGCCACAAATGAGCCCAGAAACGAAACCCGCCATCATCTGCCTTCACGGCCACGGCAGCAACGGGGAGATCTTCCAAGCTCAGTCCCAAAATCTTACGCGAGTCCTATCCCCCCGATTCCGTTTCGTCTTCCTCGACTCGCCCATCACAACGGCCCAAACTGGCGTCGGCGTGCCACCCTACTACGCACACATAAAGCCGTACAGACGGTGGCATCAGGACAGAAACACAATCGGGCTATTTGATGTCACAGCGGAAGATGTCGAGCGTGAACGCCGGGCTGTGCGGGATTCATTGAAGGATGTTATTGAGCGCGAGCGCCGAAATGGACCAGGGGCCGGGGTTGTCGGCGTTATGGGGTTTAGTCAGGGAACGAGGGTTGCGACGGCCGTTTGTCTTGACTCTGAGCTGGGGAGGGACATCAGGTTTGCGATTATGATTTGTGGGATTTGTCCTTCACTGGCGTTGAGTGCTGCTGAGACGCAGGTATCGCGGCCGCTGGATATTGTGCCTGTCCATGTTCAGGGGAGTGGTGATCCGTGGTTGGCCAAGGGGACGAGGTTGTCGAAACAGTATTTTAATCAAAGGCTCGCGACGGTGGTCAGGTTTAAAGGGAGGCATGAGATTCCGGTGACGACAAGCGATGTGCAGAATATTGCTGAGGTTATGGCGGAGTATTGGGAACAGAAGCGTGACACCGTGCTGGCTGTCGAGGTTGCGAGCGAGTTTGCGGCTAGAATGGTATCTGCCTAGAGAGACTGGTTTATAAATTGTAGTTTTATAGACACAGTTGCTTCTATATAACAGTATGTTTATATACAGCAATTATCAGGCCGATGGCTTCCGTGTTCATCTTCTTTCAACTGAGAACTTATACGTTGCAAATCGCGTATAGAGTCCGTCCATACCCCAAATGGTCTCTCTGTGTCTCCACTCCGGATGGTGCACTGCATCTGGCCAGTCTTGCATCTCTAGAGATATCGCTGCGTGTTGAGCGACTTTGCCTTGCCCTTGACCTTTCTTCAACCGCAACCCAGCTGTAGACAATGTCAGTTGCGACTCCAACCACTACAGAAGAATGTCATGTTACCCAAGTCACTGTTCCACGTGTGAACATGGAGAGCGTCCTGGTCCGTGTAAAGCTCCATGGTGA
The DNA window shown above is from Aspergillus fumigatus Af293 chromosome 1, whole genome shotgun sequence and carries:
- a CDS encoding putative oxidoreductase; translated protein: MSPETKPAIICLHGHGSNGEIFQAQSQNLTRVLSPRFRFVFLDSPITTAQTGVGVPPYYAHIKPYRRWHQDRNTIGLFDVTAEDVERERRAVRDSLKDVIERERRNGPGAGVVGVMGFSQGTRVATAVCLDSELGRDIRFAIMICGICPSLALSAAETQVSRPLDIVPVHVQGSGDPWLAKGTRLSKQYFNQRLATVVRFKGRHEIPVTTSDVQNIAEVMAEYWEQKRDTVLAVEVASEFAARMVSA
- a CDS encoding Zn(II)2Cys6 transcription factor domain-containing protein is translated as MMNSERKLRAACDRCHELKNQCTRTGGPDSRCDRCKRLDIDCVYNTSARMGRPRVSRPGSENHKGASSTRHSKRGAVQAGSQCGATAVPLPVDHVDLASAVHDRSGGSGSDSSRSLEPVLGLLDPVPLSQDLELYSPDFAHPAHDDPTGGQGLGRGHGHAHREYHQVESLQQKYKEVPDFSESDLEMSEKGTAPIVKTTGADELLRLQFHLSNLLTGARESPTRHQPAIDEVMMVCKELLELLPISAHCSSSDCGTTSKSGIGAGRPFTPASVNAGHPDPCDGIGQPTQRGGGPFHPLRINYIAFLQVATSYAYALQLLDLAVDNLISRGGNLALVSLGTFNLASQPAMSTSVGAYMISSMVHQLRDAISVLTPEYQHQQRPPPPHASSPNGLRAAAATANNSIHVAVDMISQKETSLLDKLAQIMIKP